In one window of Chryseobacterium sp. JV274 DNA:
- a CDS encoding JAB domain-containing protein, with protein MKYNIVNEIKLIYTRKGNAEKKVLNSQDATDIFREHFDADQIDYRESFYSMYMNQANKVLGIQKISESGITSSLVDIRIIMQGALLCNAVSFIIAHNHPSGNLTPSREDIGITQKIKEAAQLLNINLLDHCIITSTDSFSFSDEGIL; from the coding sequence ATGAAATATAATATCGTAAATGAGATCAAATTGATCTACACAAGAAAAGGAAATGCTGAAAAAAAAGTACTGAACTCCCAGGATGCTACAGATATTTTCAGGGAACATTTTGATGCAGATCAGATCGACTACAGAGAGTCATTTTACTCAATGTATATGAATCAGGCTAACAAGGTCTTAGGAATACAAAAAATATCAGAATCTGGAATTACCTCTTCTCTTGTTGACATCAGAATCATCATGCAGGGAGCTCTATTATGTAATGCCGTATCATTTATTATAGCCCATAACCATCCTTCCGGAAACCTTACACCTTCTCGCGAAGACATAGGCATCACACAAAAAATAAAGGAGGCTGCCCAACTATTAAATATTAACCTGCTTGATCATTGTATAATAACTTCAACCGACTCCTTCTCTTTCTCCGATGAAGGTATTTTATAA
- a CDS encoding DUF3872 domain-containing protein, whose product MKNIINTAKIQLKCFLLLFVIGLFLQSCEKDDLEIQQNYPFKVSVMPVPKDIAKDEYVEIRIKIIPEGNFADTKYYLRYFQFEGAGKLQYYNTQPYFPNDIYPLYEKEFRLYYTSTSEVSQSFTVWFSDSFGNEEKIEFQFNNKKLNG is encoded by the coding sequence ATGAAAAATATAATTAATACAGCTAAAATACAATTAAAGTGTTTCTTGCTACTATTTGTGATTGGACTATTTTTACAATCATGTGAGAAAGATGATTTGGAAATTCAGCAGAATTATCCTTTTAAGGTGTCGGTTATGCCTGTTCCTAAGGATATCGCTAAAGATGAGTATGTGGAGATCCGTATCAAAATTATTCCTGAAGGTAATTTTGCTGACACCAAATATTATCTTCGATATTTTCAGTTTGAGGGAGCAGGAAAGCTGCAGTATTATAACACTCAACCTTACTTTCCTAATGATATTTATCCTCTTTATGAGAAAGAGTTCAGATTGTATTATACTTCAACCTCTGAAGTTTCACAATCATTTACGGTATGGTTCTCAGACAGTTTTGGAAATGAGGAGAAAATTGAATTTCAATTCAACAACAAAAAGCTAAACGGATAA